Genomic window (Syngnathus scovelli strain Florida chromosome 14, RoL_Ssco_1.2, whole genome shotgun sequence):
aaaaaaacagtcccaATTTTATGTAATTTAAAACCATCAATTCTATTCCAGTGAATATGAACAGTGCTTTGCTGCCACCTTGTGGCGACTTGGTGCCAAGCAACTATGttgaattaaatttaaaaaaaaactttaacttTCTTCCTAtaaaatataagaaaaaaatcatataaaTCTTGTTTAtgagttatttttttgtcagaaTGGGAGTGCAGACGCAGCCTCCATGTTTGCAGATGACATTTACGCCGCCGGCCTGTGTTACGGCCTGGAGGTGGCTGCCGGGGAGTCCCTCAATGGAGTAGGTAGGCATCTAAAAGATCAGtcactttttctttctcttATTTGAGAAGTTTAGGAGCCAATCTTGTTTGCTGACCACTCCTTTTTTCATTGTAAATCCTGAATGACCCACAATGACTACATCTGATCCATCTGCTGGCTAGACGGCGTGAGCTACTACGTGGTGGCGTTGGCTCGCCGCTCGTCATCCGACTTGTCCCTGCTGGAGATGCACGAACGCAGCTCGTGCCACCCGGGCATTCGCACCACGGTGGGCTGGACCGTGCCCGTCGGCTACCTCCTCAACACCTCGCAGATCAGCCCGGGTCACCAGTGCAACTTCCCTCGTGGTGAGAACCTCAGTTTGCATGTAAACATAAAACATTTTTGCTAACGCAaagtcatgctttttttttaacatttggaATTAACCCCCTTCCAGCTGTGGGGAACTTGTTCGGCTATAGTTGCGTGCCCGGCATCAAAGACCCCCAACACGACCCCCGAGGGAACAACCCGAAGAACCTGTGCGAGGCCTGCATCGGCGACGACAACGACCGACACATTTGCGCCAGCAATCCTCGAGAGAGGCACTACGGCGAGGCGGGGGCCCTGAGGTACGCTTTCCCTCGCCGAGAGACGCAATGCATCTTGGGCAATGCCTTTGTTTGTTTCCAAGGTGTGTGGCTGAGAACCTCGGCGACGTAGCGTTTGTCAAACACAACACCGTTTTTGACAATTTGGATGGTGAGTATTTAAGATTATAAAATAATAGACGACTGCAATGTATTTCTatgtgtgttgctgcaccgtttgtgtttGACCCAGGCAAGAACCAGGACTCATGGGCCCTGGACGTGGAGGCCGAGGACCTAAAGCTGCTCTGCCCAGACGGCACCGAAGCCGACCTAGATGACTACCGGCACTGCCACCTGGCTGCCGTGCCTGGCAACGGCGTGGTGGTGCGTCAGATGGACAAGTGCCGCGTTTGGAAGTTCTTGGAACGACTGCAGGTCATCCATCTATCCTAATCCATTACCCATCATTCATCCAGTCACCCACCTTTCCTTCCAGTGTCCATCCATCCTTGCCTGCTTTGCTCTTGTAGAACGTGTTTGGTAACTCCTCAGCCGGCTTGAGCATGTTCAGTTCTTCTGGCTACTCCGACTCCGACGTGCTGTTCACTGACTCCACCCGGCTCCTGCTGAGGGTCCTGGGAGGCTTCACGTCTTGGCTGGGCCCCTCCTACACCAGCGCCCTGCAAGCGTTTGAGTGCGAAGGTCAGCGTGGGGGTCCACATGAAAACCAACCAGATGAGACATTTGAATCCTGTCATGAATTGTTCCATTTGTGTCCAACAGGGTTTTGTTGACAaaaagtggcggccatctttcttcttcttctccctccTGACATCCAATTACGCCTTCAGCTTCCTTGTGTTGTTTCCACAGTTGTCACAAGGCGACAAATCAAACCTGatacatttataaataaaaattcTTTTTTGTAAAAGGATAAAAGAGTGTTACTTGATGAACCCAAGAACTGTGAAAACATTTTAGTGCCTCGTGTGGCTTTTAgggacagtgaaaaaaaaaacatgtattaataaaaaaaaaaagaaaaaatcatgtaTAGTACTTTATTTTAGTTGTGAACAtatcaaaaatacaaaataaacaaaataacatttctTTCTACTGTATGTCAAAGTATTAGCttaaaaaagtatttaaaaaataagatataaaaacaacaagaagcataaatatatataaaaaaaagtatttcattCTATGTGAGGTATATTaaatatcatttctaatttgccaacaatacacacaacacaaaaaaaaaaatgtataaaatacTAAAAGACCTACATTGAGGTATTTCACTTCTTCCCTTGAATATTAATTACAGACAATTTGAAGAAAAATCTTGAAGTAGTAATGTAGCAGAACGCTTTTGGATCCCACCAAATCATGAGGCCACTTCGGAGATGTGGTGTATGTTGGAAAGGGTGAGCTGAGCCTCCCGCGCCGCCGGGTAGAAGCGCCTGGAACGAATCCACAATCTCCCTAAGACCCCCGTGACCAGCAACAGGACCACCAGGAACCCCGCCAGGATGAAGGTCTCCACTGGTGGGAGTCCACCTGCACGGAAAAAATGTTGTTAGAGTAGAGCgcatataaataaagttgctcAAGGAACGTACCTAAACGAGGACGCTCGCTGTCGGACCGTCGTCTGATGGGACCGTAGGACACCGTGTGGGACAGTGGGATGTCTCGCCGGGTCCTCATCAGGATATCTTCTTCAGCCGAGCAGTTCTGGAAGATTCCATTTTATTAACCCAGGGAAGTTGGAGATTGAGCGGGCACACTCACGGGTTGGCACAAGCCGGGGCCGTTGTGGCAGATGTGGACGTTGCAGTGCAGGAAGACGTTGGTGTAGGAGCCGCCCACGAATTTGAACATCTGGATCCTGAAGGTGGCCTCGGCACCCTGACCGTTCTTCAGCACGCTCAGGGTCTGTTTGTTTGTCAATACGGGgcagctgagaaaaaaaaacaaaaaaacatggaaCTGTTCTGATGGTGGTGCTTTTGAATATTATAATGGAGCACCCACCTGTCCCTCATGAAGGTGTACTGAATGTGGCTGTAGGGATCCTTGGTGGGCGTGGCCCAGCATCGCTCCATGCGTAACATCAGATGAGCTGGAATCTGGAAGGACAAACATTTTGAGCGAAATAAAATGCGGAAAAAGTTTCCGCATCTCACCATAAACACTTTAACGAAGATGTCGTCGTCCAGGGTGAGCGAGGGGACGGTGGTCCACTTGTCCTCAAAGGCCTCGTCCTTATACAGCAGCATGGAGACGGAGAAGTTTCCATCCTCTGTGTTGAGCGTGATCGTCCTGCGTGCGTGTGAAATCAAATCTTGAtttcttattttaaaaactttatCAACGAAGACTAACCTGACATCCACGCGTATCATGTTCTCCCCGTTGGGTTGCTGCACCATGTAGTTGATGGGGTAGCGGCACACGAAGGTGATGTTGATGTAATTCCGGGTGATGACGTCAGTGTGGTTGTTGTGTATGGTGTTGACGAACAGGATGTGAGTGGCGTCCGACGTCTGAACACAAACATCAACCCCGTCAATATTAAACAGTACAAGCTAGGCGCTAATGGCTAACTGAGACCCCCCCACAATTCAAACATCTTCACAAGTGCTCTCCAAATGTGTTTGGTTCAACTCAAGTGTGTCTATTTGACGGAAGAGAAAGGCGAAGATGGGGGCGGGGTGAAGACGTTCATCATTTCCGTGTAAATCACCATCATTTGGAAGTGCGGGAGGCCGGCCTGACCGGCTTTAACTACGGCACCGCCCTTCGTCCCAGACTACGCCGCTTTCTCACAGCcattcttcttttctttctgtctAGGACTTTCGAGAAATGGTCAATCCCGTTTGGAAAAAGCCGAGCAGAGTTACCATGATGCTTCCGCAGTGGGACAGATTGCTCTTGATGCTGAAGACGTAGTCGTCGCCCACTTCCACGCCTCGACAATCTGGGTCGTTTAGATGCAAGTCCCAGGCCTGcgcataaaaattaaaaataattataatcagCAGAACTTCACATGGACTCGAAGAGGGCGTGCCTTACGTAGACGGGAGGGACTTTGTTGAGGAAGAAGGCGCTGGGGATGACCACTTCCATGTGGTCGTTGGTGCAAATGACCGTTTCGTTCAGCTCTAGGAGAAACAACATGATTATCATTTTTAATGTACTTAAAGACGTGAAGCCATGAACGGTGCATATTTACAAAACTGCATGAAATTGAtttaaaatgagatttaaaaaaaaaatactggaaGGACTCACCTTCTTGGAAGGTCTGCAGATCACCTTGGGAGGAGACGGCTGTGAAGGTGAGCAGCAACAAGGTCCACGGCAAGCTCACCATCTTGTCTCCTTCCTACCCCTGGGAACGTTTGGCCGCCGACTGCCGCTGTCAGGACCACAAGACGTAGCACCCCGACGCCCTCGCACCCCCCCCGGGACAGCTCTAATGAAGTGGGAGCCTCCCTCCGGCCAGCTTGAATCATGTCCTCGAGGGCCAACAATGAGATTCCACGCGTGAATAGGGGGAGCCGAGGGGAGTCCGAGGTAACTCCCCTTTTTGTAAACACGCTACGACGACAAGTGCGGCGGCGGTAACCATGTACGCCACCGCTCTTTGTTGTCAgcagactttaaaaaaaaaaaaaaaaaagaagaagatctTTATGGGTTTGCGGGAACCCCTGCGGGGGGAGCCGGCGAGCAAAGAAAGTGGAGTGCACGTGCGGTGTAGAACAAGATCATAAAACACGCTCTTCACTTCTAGACAGAAGGAAAGAATGTGAGAAGGACTCAAAAAGAAGTGTATGTGGCAAAACATACAAAATGGCAGGCAGCATGCAAAgtggagaaaaataaaacaaaaattgtgggtgcacaacatttgttgaaataataaaaaaatggtaaaaaaaaagcatgcaaaatccccctcctccctttcttttttttattttacaagttTGAATTTACAAGATTGGTTTCCAAGAGACGGAATGTCATTGTCTCGCCACCACACATAACAAAACAGCAGCTTCGGAGAgagaagataaagaaataaaagagggAACCTGCTCCCATTTCTTTTGTAATGACACCAAAAGGGCCTCCTTCCTTGCCTGTGAGTTTATGAGTCGTCCCGACTGCCTTTTATTTCCTGGAAGTTGTGAAAAACAAGTCAAAGGTACATTCATGCCTTCCGACGTGCATGGAGGTCAaagttcttttgtttttttaagaaaaagtgAGAATGTGCTAAAATTAAGTGTCCGTCACTGCCCTCTGCAGTACAGAAAGAGTAGTGCATCATGGGAGGGGGTCTTCACTGCAGATGTTGACCATCTTCTTCGGAAAACAGCTCTGCCAGGTCGGCCACGGTGAGCACGGCGGCCTCCGAGTGCTTCATGGCGGCTCTGCTGTGACTACAAGACCACAAAACATGTTCCTTCATCAGCGCTACCTTCATTCCACTTgctccacaaacacacacgactAATAGAGGGAAAACGTTTTCTGAGAATCCGTCTCGCACCTCTTATCTGCCGTTTTAAGCATGGCCTGCATCCTCTCCTCGATGGTGGACTTGATGAGGAAGCGGTGCACGAACGTCGGCCTGGAGGGACGGAGACAGACGCTCATAATCCTCCCAGGTGCCATCGAATTATTTACTATTTACAGCTGATTTATTTTTGGGGTCAATGGACATGTCGTACTTGGTTTGTCCGATGCGGTGCACGCGTCCGATGGCCTGCAGCTCGTGGGCGGGGTTGAGGATGGGCTCCACCAGCAAGACGTGCGTGGCCTCGATGATGTTCAGCCCGTTGGAGCCCGTGTGCAAGGGAAGCAGCAGGATGTTGATCTTCTTCTCGTACTTGAACGAGCTCAGGTTCTCCTGGGGCGGCAGGAATCAGCACGAACACGAGAAAGAGTCCACAAAGATTGTACGAACCTGGAATTTTTGGATCCCGTTGATTTGCGAGAACTCCATGTTGTTGTCAAAGAGAGCTTTGGCGATGATGTCGAGGACACTCTGCCACTGGAACGGAGATGGAGAGACTACGCAAATGAATCTGAGTACAAACGTGACGCTTCAAAGGTCTTACCGTAGAGAAGACCAAACACTTGGCGCCCGGGTCGCTCACTTGAATCTTCTTCAGGGTTCTCACCACCGCCTCCACCTTGGTCGAGTGGCTCCCCTGAGAGAGACGCAGTTTCattatttaaatacatttagAAAATGATAGTGCCTCGGtagctgctgctgttttggttagcgacACTAGCAAATTAGCTTAGCGGTAACACCAACCTTGACTGGGATGTCCTGGTCGTGGCTGGACGCCTGGGCGGTGAACACGTAGGAGATCTCGGCGTGAGACGTGGCCTGTCTGCAGATGGCGCAGTTGATGGCGCGTCGGCGCGAGCCCACGCTGTACTGCTCGAGGATGATGGCGATGCACTGGTTGCAGAAACAGTGGCCGCAGGTCAGCACCGCccactacaaaaaaaacaaaggacgttaaaaaatgcacaagGAAGCGCCACAACAAAGGAGCTCACCTCCTGTCCGAGCGGCCGGGCGCAAATGGGACAGGGTTCCGGGTTCAGGCCGCCAGTGGACTTGTCCTGGGACTAAAATGGGGAGAAGGTTGAAGAGTGTGCACGGGAGGAGTGGGCTATAAAAGAGGAAGCACCTTCTCCAGGTTTGTTAGGTATAAAAACTGTCCCAGCTTCTTTTGCAGCTGAGACTTGGCCACAGCTTGGTCGTTGAGAAGCTTCACTCGGTTCTGTTCCACCTGCAAACATCAAAACGGACCAAtcggatttaaaaaatattgtaataTTTACAAAATAGATCCATTTAAATGTTGCTGTACTGTACCTCGTGCGGCTCGATGATGTGCAGCACTTTCGGTTTTGGCTCGTCGGGGAGACGCAGGCGGAGCCTCTCGGTGGCCATCCCCAATTCGTCGATGGCCGACACGTGATTCCGCAGAACCATCCAGTACTCGTGCAGCACCTGATGGAGGAAGCGGGCTGAGTGGTCCTAATCCAGAAGTCGGAAGCAAGCGCATTCGGCGCCAACCTTGTACTCCTTCTTCCAGGTCTCAAAGAGCTCCATGAAGGCGTTGCCCTGCTCCACCAGCTCGGTGTCCACGCGCTTGACCTTGGCGAAAGCCAGGATGGCTTTGAGGGTGCGTTCCGTCTCACTGGCGGCCCACAGGCCTCGGCTGGTGGTGGGCAGCCGGTCGTCCACCAAACCCTCCTCGTCTTCGATCATCTCCTCAAAGATGGCCGTCTGGCCTTTCACCCTGCCGGTCGGTCACAAGGCCCGTTTTGGACGTGAATTCATCAACATTGCGCAACGGGCGTGCAAAAGTGCTTTTGCTTACGTGTGCGAGAAGAGCTTGGATTCGTAGTCGGTGAAAAGCTCGTCGGCTTTGCAAAACACACAACTGGGATATGGAGGAAAAATGGCGTACAGGAAAAGTCAAAAcacaatggaatttttttttaatttacaataGAGAGAAAAATgggcaaaaaatatattatgttGCGTCGATCTCCCGAAAAATTAATATGAATTCatcgagaataaaaaaaaaaaaacttgtctcACTTATTAAGCGGCAGTCGCATGGGCCTGAGGTGACAGACGGTGGCCTCGTCAATCACCTTCTTGGATGCTGGACCCTCCAGGCTCTTCACAGCCTCCCTGACGATTTTCTGGGACTTCATCAGGTCTTCCATCTGCGTTGTGAGCAGGTACAGCAGACCGCGGCCATCACGGAACCTGCGGGGCGGGGGTGTCGGCTTTGTCCAAAGTCTTCCAACTAGGTTGAGCTCATTTGAAATTTTACTTGTCAGCCATGGAGAGCTTGTGAGCTTGCTGCTTGTAGCCGGACGTCAGCTCGTTCTTGACGCGGCCCACCAGGTCGTCGTCGGTGGCGCAACGGACCGCCCGCTGGATGACGTCCAGCCACCAGGGGGAGTTCAGGTTGACCTAGATGAATACAGTGGAGAATCAAAATTGTCCCCAATTGTGCCTGATGTAAACTTCTCACTTTGCGCTTCAGGTCTTTGATGTTCTGCAAGACGGGCTGCAGGGCTTGGTGGGCGTCGGCCACCTCAGAGTCGTACTTGGTCATGTAGTGTTGCCGTAGTTGCTCAGCCTGACGAAGGAGGAAAACGAGCAATcgttaaaaacatattttcacgACGCAAAATCTTCAGTGGTTGAAACGGAAGTTCTGGGAGGAACCTCCTCGCTGAGACGGTCGTCTCGCAGAGTGGGAGGAATCCCAGGATGCTTTGCGCTTAGAAGCTCCATCAGATTGTGAGTTGCGTGAAGTCTCTGAACAAATACAGaatcaaaaatcaaatcaaaacataTAATTAtccataaaataataattacgaaCCATTGAGAATTAAATTATTCTGTCTATAAAAAGCATTTGAACTAATCtgaatttaaaattaaattaaacaaaaattATTGAATCAAcatcaattaagaaaaaaaaaattaagaaaaaaaaaacttatgtgTGACACTGCTATTCAGGCACGGAAACCCAAAACGAGTTTATTTTGCGACGTGACTTGTCATATGTAAATTGAAGCGGCAGATGGCCTTTGCTGGTTTACCTGCAATGAATCCGTTTTCAGTCGGCCTTTGTGCTCCTCTGAAGAACGCAGCACTTCTCTGTACATCTCAGCCGCCTCCTCAAACTCATCTGCAAATAGGCGGGCAGGAATGGGGGGCTCCGTCATTATTGACCCTCAATACGGCGCTAATGAGATGTGGCGTGCAAAACAAAAGTGCGAGTGATTCCCACGCGTGCTCCATGTCATACCTCGGATGATGTGGATTCCGGCCAGACCGTTGAGAGCGCACACCAATTGTCTGTGGGCCTCTTCGCACTCCACTCGACATTTCTTCTGCAGGGACTTGAGGAGCTCCTCCATCGTCATGGTGCTGTCAAGAAGCAATCCCAGGACACTCGTGGTCAAAGTCCCACTGATAGTGACATCACAAAAACAGTCCAAACAGTCTTTCACCTCTTCTGCAGGGGCAGGAACTCGCCTCGAACCGCCTGTGGATGGCAGCAGGCCTGGCGTAGCCGCAGCAGCGGGCACAGGATGGTGGCCACGGTGCGGCGGTCCAGGCTGCCCAGTTTCAGGCTCCAGTCGGAGAGCTTACGTAGCTTGAGCAGGGCGTCCTGCGAGCACACCTCGTGCTGTCGGTGGTAGAAGTGGCCCTCCACCGGGGAGAACCGCAGCCAGTGCACCTCCTCCGTCTGAGGAGGGATCTGGATCTGGAAcgacacaaaaacacaaagcgGGGTCAAATATGATCATCATCAGATCATTTTTGAGAATCTGACCTGATCGATGACGTCCTTCTTAGCTGAGCGCCACAGCAGCTGAGCCACCACGCTGTAGAGAGGCTCCGTGTTGCCGCGGCGATACGGCCTGTAGAGCAACTGGTCCCACCAGTGCTTCACCCAGTATGGATCCACACCCAAAAAGAGAACCAGGCCGTAAAGGTCTGCAGAGACGAGTGAGGTTTTCAACATAAAACAGAAGAAGctatgaatgtaaaaaaaattcataccCTCCAAGCCTCTCTGCACCGGCGTGCCGCTGACGCACCATCGGTTGACCGAGGCGAGACGTAGCGCCATCTCGGCCGCTTTGGCGGTGGGACACTCCACCATCTGCGCCTCGTCCAGACACACGCGCCACCACTCCACGGCCACCAGGGGGCTGGGCACGGCCATGTAGCGCTTCTGGTTGCGGAAGCGGCGCCCGTCGCGACTGTTGCTGTGCGGGATGTCCACGTAGTTGAGCTCCGAGCGCAGCACGTCGTAGGTGGTGATGACCACGTCCTGCTCGGCCAGCAAACGCGGCTGGATGAAGCCGTGCTTCTTCACGCCTTGGTACACCTGGTAGAGAAGTAAAGGTCCCTCACGTACGGCCCCAACGATTCGTTTGGTTTCTCGAATGGGCTCTCTCACCAGCACGCGCAGCGAGGCGGACCTGACGTGCCGGTTGATCTCGTCCACCCATTGGTGGCAGATGGAGCTGGGCGAGATGATGAGGGTGGCCCCGGTGGAGACGGGCGTCATGGCCACCAGGCAGTGGGGGCAGTAAAACGGCGTGGTGTCCAGGCTCTCCTCTTTGTAGTTGACACAGCAGGCGTGCTGCCACAGCTGGCACTTCATGCACTGCACGCGGGCCTTGTAGTCCACCAGGCCCAGCTCGCCGCAGATGCACTCGAAGCGGTAGTCGGCTGCGTTGAAGGGTACCACCGACGCCCGGACGGGGGGCTCCGGCTCCTCACTGGAGCGGGATGCTCCTTCTGGCGTGGGCTCTCCATCTTCACTCAGGGAAGTTTGGAGAGCCACCTCAGCTTTCTCCTTCGCACGTCTCTGGAATGTCTTCCTGGGCGAGGTCTCAGAGTACTTTACAttctggacaaaaaaaataaaagcatataATTTCTGATGACCctaaagatttatttattttttgcttacaGATTTGGGCAGTGCAGCAAGCGTCTTCTTGGCGTCTTTGTATTTCTTTCCCAAGCGGAAAGAGCCTGCCAGGCCTCGACctttcaccctctccaccaggcCCTCGTCCGTCAGCTTGGCCAACGTCTTCTTGATGTGACTTCGGTTCTTCAGGAGATCGTAGCCGTAGGTGGCGCGAATGAATGTAAACACGGCGTTGACGGAAGCCCCTTTGCCCGAGCGCATTTCCTTGATGGCGGTGAGGAGCATCACGCGGACAGCTGCACAAATGAAAAGCTTGTTAAACTTATTTTATGATTTAATGTAATGAGAGAGAATGACATACCCGGGtgagatatttttattttgggctGCACTTCGGGCTTGCAGCGGACAACTTTCTCGTGCTCAAGCGGAGGCGGGGGGACAAAATAATTCACAGAcgttccctaaaaaaaaaaaaaaaaatgtaatgatgATTTTGTATTTGGCCGATAACAATGgtggtcctcaccacaggcaaaGTGAGGGCCTCCTGCTCCAGGTCCTGTCGACCGTGAGACAGAATCAGAGCCAGGACCTCCACCGTCTTGCCGAGGCCCATCTCGTCAGCGAGGATGCCGCCTGGCCGCTCCACGCCGGCGAGGGGGAACTCGCGGATTAAACTGAGAGCGAGTTCGAATGTTCAAATATCACAAAGTGGTGATGTcttatgaaaaacaaaacatagaACATATTTGGCTCACCAGCCGGTAAAAGGATTGTAGAACAATTTCTTTCCACACAACGTGACCAACTCCCGCCACAGGAAATGCAACGATTGATCTGAAAAAGGGGCGGGGTCTCATTAACAAAGACCACAGAGACGTGGCATCCTATTTCTCAATCTACCTTTCAGGGCCGTATTCCTGATCTTCTCCCGCATCAGCATCCAGTTGACAGCCTGGCTCTGATAGGGGCGGAGCACCGGGAGCAGAGCTTGGTGCTGGACATCAGAGGTCCCCTCCCGTCGGCCGTCAGTTTGATGCACGCATCTGACGTAGTCGTAAAGTTCCTCCACGTTCTGCCGCTCCAGGTCTGTGTCGCATTCCTCCTCCTCGTTGTCCACCACTTCTGCAGAAAAATATGGCGGAGACATCAAGATGTAATAGATGgagattaaaaatatatattttggcaTTAGTGTGATGCTGTGATGAATTCACCAACCAGGAATGATGAAGTCGTAAAAAAATTCCATCATCTTCTGTATGAGCTGAttggatttcttcatgcgagcgTTTCCCTCACTTAGAAACTCCGGCTTACCGAGGCCACTTTCCAGCAGGTAAATCCCGAcctgatggggggaaaaaaaaaaagtaagtagAAGTAGACACGAAAAGAGTGCTCATCATACCTTAAAGGAGTCCTCTTCAATTTGGTGGCAGAGCTGTAGCACCCGTCTCTTCTGAAGCCAGTCCAGGTCCTCCAGCAGGACGCAAGCAAGGCTACACTCTGCGGCGCAGGTGTTGCCATCCTCGTCAGACTCCTCGCTCCCCTTAAAGCTGACGCAAAGCCGATCCACCATCTTGCGAATTGCAAACGCCCCGTCTCGAAAGTCCAACGGCAGCCGCGCCGGTCGTACACGAAATTCCCCGACGAGCGCTTTCCAGATGTTGGCGAGTTGGGCGACGGGCAGCACGGTGAGTGCCAGGGAGGAGACAGAGTCTGATGATGTTGCGGGGAGTTCCTCGGGAGTGGTCGTAAGCGGCGAGGTGTTCAAGGAGATGTCCATAGATTGGTGGGCAGGAAGGGAGGAGCAAGATGGCATCACCTGAATGTCCTCATTCCGCTGATCGTCCAGCATATTCCAGCTCAACCTTTGTTTCGCCTCCTCGTCCACCTTCACTGGGGCGGCCTTCTTTCTTCGACTACTCATGGTTGCAACcctataatggaaaaaaaaaaaacatatcataCAGTAGACCCTCAAGTAACCACTAAATTGTGTGAAGAGTCAAACACAATTAGGAAAGGATAACACTTGCAAGAAGATAGATAGCTAGATCCCTCAATAATCAAATAACAGTTACATTATTCCAaatcaattaaaaatgaaaaatattttaaggcCATATCGTGGAGCCAACATTAAACTGCGTTACACAATGAGACACTTAAAATGGACTAAGTATGATCACGTATTTAGCCGTTCAGGATGGAAAAAAGAGGGTATTTACAGTTTGGAACGCCCACGGAGAACTTGGTCGTTATTTGCCGGACATAAAACAATGTTTTGTCATCACAAATCCATTATTAGGGTGTAAAAATACTGATCAGTCTCCATTTAACTGTGCTTTTATTGTTGTTGCTGGTCGCCATTTTTTTGCACAGGATGTGACGACACAATGCAGCGCCAGTTTGACGTCGAgacaaattattttatattttacgaTAATTAAAATTATTGTATAATAATGACTTTCATTTATGTTCAACACAATATTCAAAATACATAcattgtgttgattttttttaatggttaaaATGTACGTTACGCCGTCGCTTGTTGATTACGTTTTCTACGCTTCTGATAAGAGCGTGAAAAATTCAGCAATTATTCAATTATTCCAGGAATTATTCAATTCTCTGTCCCATTTTATGGTAAATGGAATGAAAGTTTGAAAGAATGAAATTTCATGAGTACATATTGTTTCATCTCTTTCAAAATGTCAAGCAACTCAGTTAAAAACAGATAAGTTTATTTTCAAACcttagaaaacaaaacaaagctatATTTGGATGACAAATGCACACCTCAAGTGTCTTGATGCTTTCAACTCATCCACTATGTGGGTCACTAACACCTAAAAATGTGAGCGACAGGAAAC
Coding sequences:
- the otomp gene encoding otolith matrix protein 1; its protein translation is MLFILSSLTRADMELFGTTSAFMFVLHLLSVGGVVNPKTTVSWCVVSDAEEQKCADLAGNATAQNIRGSLQCVRGLNARDCMEKIQNGSADAASMFADDIYAAGLCYGLEVAAGESLNGVDGVSYYVVALARRSSSDLSLLEMHERSSCHPGIRTTVGWTVPVGYLLNTSQISPGHQCNFPRAVGNLFGYSCVPGIKDPQHDPRGNNPKNLCEACIGDDNDRHICASNPRERHYGEAGALRCVAENLGDVAFVKHNTVFDNLDGKNQDSWALDVEAEDLKLLCPDGTEADLDDYRHCHLAAVPGNGVVVRQMDKCRVWKFLERLQNVFGNSSAGLSMFSSSGYSDSDVLFTDSTRLLLRVLGGFTSWLGPSYTSALQAFECEGFC
- the si:dkeyp-110a12.4 gene encoding pancreatic secretory granule membrane major glycoprotein GP2 — encoded protein: MVSLPWTLLLLTFTAVSSQGDLQTFQEELNETVICTNDHMEVVIPSAFFLNKVPPVYAWDLHLNDPDCRGVEVGDDYVFSIKSNLSHCGSIMTSDATHILFVNTIHNNHTDVITRNYINITFVCRYPINYMVQQPNGENMIRVDVRTITLNTEDGNFSVSMLLYKDEAFEDKWTTVPSLTLDDDIFVKVFMIPAHLMLRMERCWATPTKDPYSHIQYTFMRDSCPVLTNKQTLSVLKNGQGAEATFRIQMFKFVGGSYTNVFLHCNVHICHNGPGLCQPNCSAEEDILMRTRRDIPLSHTVSYGPIRRRSDSERPRLGGLPPVETFILAGFLVVLLLVTGVLGRLWIRSRRFYPAAREAQLTLSNIHHISEVAS
- the shprh gene encoding E3 ubiquitin-protein ligase SHPRH — its product is MSSRRKKAAPVKVDEEAKQRLSWNMLDDQRNEDIQVMPSCSSLPAHQSMDISLNTSPLTTTPEELPATSSDSVSSLALTVLPVAQLANIWKALVGEFRVRPARLPLDFRDGAFAIRKMVDRLCVSFKGSEESDEDGNTCAAECSLACVLLEDLDWLQKRRVLQLCHQIEEDSFKVGIYLLESGLGKPEFLSEGNARMKKSNQLIQKMMEFFYDFIIPEVVDNEEEECDTDLERQNVEELYDYVRCVHQTDGRREGTSDVQHQALLPVLRPYQSQAVNWMLMREKIRNTALKDQSLHFLWRELVTLCGKKLFYNPFTGCLIREFPLAGVERPGGILADEMGLGKTVEVLALILSHGRQDLEQEALTLPVGTSVNYFVPPPPLEHEKVVRCKPEVQPKIKISHPAVRVMLLTAIKEMRSGKGASVNAVFTFIRATYGYDLLKNRSHIKKTLAKLTDEGLVERVKGRGLAGSFRLGKKYKDAKKTLAALPKSNVKYSETSPRKTFQRRAKEKAEVALQTSLSEDGEPTPEGASRSSEEPEPPVRASVVPFNAADYRFECICGELGLVDYKARVQCMKCQLWQHACCVNYKEESLDTTPFYCPHCLVAMTPVSTGATLIISPSSICHQWVDEINRHVRSASLRVLVYQGVKKHGFIQPRLLAEQDVVITTYDVLRSELNYVDIPHSNSRDGRRFRNQKRYMAVPSPLVAVEWWRVCLDEAQMVECPTAKAAEMALRLASVNRWCVSGTPVQRGLEDLYGLVLFLGVDPYWVKHWWDQLLYRPYRRGNTEPLYSVVAQLLWRSAKKDVIDQIQIPPQTEEVHWLRFSPVEGHFYHRQHEVCSQDALLKLRKLSDWSLKLGSLDRRTVATILCPLLRLRQACCHPQAVRGEFLPLQKSTMTMEELLKSLQKKCRVECEEAHRQLVCALNGLAGIHIIRDEFEEAAEMYREVLRSSEEHKGRLKTDSLQRLHATHNLMELLSAKHPGIPPTLRDDRLSEEAEQLRQHYMTKYDSEVADAHQALQPVLQNIKDLKRKVNLNSPWWLDVIQRAVRCATDDDLVGRVKNELTSGYKQQAHKLSMADKFRDGRGLLYLLTTQMEDLMKSQKIVREAVKSLEGPASKKVIDEATVCHLRPMRLPLNNCVFCKADELFTDYESKLFSHTVKGQTAIFEEMIEDEEGLVDDRLPTTSRGLWAASETERTLKAILAFAKVKRVDTELVEQGNAFMELFETWKKEYKVLHEYWMVLRNHVSAIDELGMATERLRLRLPDEPKPKVLHIIEPHEVEQNRVKLLNDQAVAKSQLQKKLGQFLYLTNLEKSQDKSTGGLNPEPCPICARPLGQEWAVLTCGHCFCNQCIAIILEQYSVGSRRRAINCAICRQATSHAEISYVFTAQASSHDQDIPVKGSHSTKVEAVVRTLKKIQVSDPGAKCLVFSTWQSVLDIIAKALFDNNMEFSQINGIQKFQENLSSFKYEKKINILLLPLHTGSNGLNIIEATHVLLVEPILNPAHELQAIGRVHRIGQTKPTFVHRFLIKSTIEERMQAMLKTADKSHSRAAMKHSEAAVLTVADLAELFSEEDGQHLQ